In Acanthopagrus latus isolate v.2019 chromosome 17, fAcaLat1.1, whole genome shotgun sequence, the following are encoded in one genomic region:
- the tbx20 gene encoding T-box transcription factor TBX20 isoform X6: MEYTSSPKPQLSSRANAFSIAALMSSGKPSKEKEAEENTIKPLEQFVEKSSCSQQSLADLSSLDGHGDFSGSAPAVCTEPLIPTNPGIPSEEMAKISCSLETKELWDKFHELGTEMIITKSGRRMFPTIRVSFSGVDQDSKYIVLMDIVPVDNKRYRYAYHRSSWLVAGKADPPLPARLYVHPDSPFTGEQLMKQMVSFEKVKLTNNELDQHGHIILNSMHKYQPRVHIIKKKDHTASLLNLKSEEFRTFVFVETVFTAVTAYQNQLITKLKIDSNPFAKGFRDSSRLTDMERESVENLIHKHSYARSPIRTYAGDDENLSEDGHPAHTRGSAFTASDNLSLSSWVTTTSGFSGFQHPQSLSAMGSGTASLPHPIQGSLPPYSRLGMPLTPTALAGTMQGSGPSFPSFHMPRYHHYFQQGPYAAIQGLRHSSTVMTPFV, from the exons ATGGAGTACACGTCCTCCCCGAAGCCGCAGCTCTCATCCCGGGCGAACGCGTTCTCCATAGCCGCCCTGATGTCCAGCGGGAAGCCCAGCAAGgagaaggaggcggaggagaaCACCATCAAGCCTCTCG AACAATTCGTGGAGAAGTCGTCGTGCAGCCAGCAGTCTCTGGCCGACCTGTCCTCCCTGGACGGACACGGGGACTTCAGCGGGAGCGCGCCGGCGGTGTGCACGGAGCCGCTCATCCCCACCAATCCCGGCATCCCTAGCGAGGAGATGGCGAAGATCTCGTGCAGCCTGGAGACCAAAGAGCTGTGGGACAAGTTCCACGAGCTCGGCACCGAGATGATCATCACCAAGTCCGGAAG GAGGATGTTTCCCACCATCCGGGTCTCGTTCTCCGGAGTGGACCAGGACTCGAAGTACATCGTTCTGATGGACATCGTCCCGGTGGATAACAAACGGTACCGGTACGCGTACCACCGCTCCTCCTGGCTGGTGGCCGGGAAGGCCGACCCTCCTCTGCCCGCCAG GCTGTACGTCCACCCGGACTCCCCGTTCACCGGAGAGCAGCTCATGAAGCAAATGGTCTCCTTCGAGAAAgtcaaactgacaaacaacGAACTGGACCAACACGGACAT ATCATCCTCAACTCCATGCACAAGTACCAGCCAAGGGTCCACATCATCAAGAAGAAGGACCACACCGCCTCACTGCTCAACCTCAAGTCTGAGGAGTTCCGCACCTTTGTCTTCGTCGAGACCGTCTTCACTGCCGTCACTGCTTATCAGAACCAGCTG atcACCAAACTGAAGATCGACAGCAACCCGTTTGCCAAAGGTTTCAGGGACTCGTCACGGCTCACAGACATGGAGAG GGAAAGTGTTGAGAATCTGATCCACAAGCACTCGTACGCCCGGTCGCCGATCCGAACCTACGCTGGAGACGACGAGAACCTGAGCGAGGACGGACACCCGGCACACACCAGAG GCTCGGCGTTCACCGCCTCAGACAACCTCTCCCTGAGCTCCTGGGTCACCACCACTTCAGGCTTCTCGGGCTTCCAGCACCCACAGTCCCTGTCGGCCATGGGCAGCGGCACCGCCTCCCTGCCTCACCCGATCCAGGGCTCCCTGCCTCCCTACAGCCGGCTGGGCATGCCGCTGACGCCCACCGCTCTGGCTGGAACCATGCAGGGCAGCGGGCCGTCCTTCCCTTCCTTCCACATGCCGCGTTACCACCACTACTTCCAGCAGGGGCCCTACGCCGCCATCCAGGGACTCCGCCACTCCTCCACGGTCATGACGCCCTTTGTATGA
- the tbx20 gene encoding T-box transcription factor TBX20 isoform X3: MEYTSSPKPQLSSRANAFSIAALMSSGKPSKEKEAEENTIKPLEQFVEKSSCSQQSLADLSSLDGHGDFSGSAPAVCTEPLIPTNPGIPSEEMAKISCSLETKELWDKFHELGTEMIITKSGRRMFPTIRVSFSGVDQDSKYIVLMDIVPVDNKRYRYAYHRSSWLVAGKADPPLPARLYVHPDSPFTGEQLMKQMVSFEKVKLTNNELDQHGHIILNSMHKYQPRVHIIKKKDHTASLLNLKSEEFRTFVFVETVFTAVTAYQNQLITKLKIDSNPFAKGFRDSSRLTDMESRESVENLIHKHSYARSPIRTYAGDDENLSEDGHPAHTRDVYLNIVSPAGSAFTASDNLSLSSWVTTTSGFSGFQHPQSLSAMGSGTASLPHPIQGSLPPYSRLGMPLTPTALAGTMQGSGPSFPSFHMPRYHHYFQQGPYAAIQGLRHSSTVMTPFV; this comes from the exons ATGGAGTACACGTCCTCCCCGAAGCCGCAGCTCTCATCCCGGGCGAACGCGTTCTCCATAGCCGCCCTGATGTCCAGCGGGAAGCCCAGCAAGgagaaggaggcggaggagaaCACCATCAAGCCTCTCG AACAATTCGTGGAGAAGTCGTCGTGCAGCCAGCAGTCTCTGGCCGACCTGTCCTCCCTGGACGGACACGGGGACTTCAGCGGGAGCGCGCCGGCGGTGTGCACGGAGCCGCTCATCCCCACCAATCCCGGCATCCCTAGCGAGGAGATGGCGAAGATCTCGTGCAGCCTGGAGACCAAAGAGCTGTGGGACAAGTTCCACGAGCTCGGCACCGAGATGATCATCACCAAGTCCGGAAG GAGGATGTTTCCCACCATCCGGGTCTCGTTCTCCGGAGTGGACCAGGACTCGAAGTACATCGTTCTGATGGACATCGTCCCGGTGGATAACAAACGGTACCGGTACGCGTACCACCGCTCCTCCTGGCTGGTGGCCGGGAAGGCCGACCCTCCTCTGCCCGCCAG GCTGTACGTCCACCCGGACTCCCCGTTCACCGGAGAGCAGCTCATGAAGCAAATGGTCTCCTTCGAGAAAgtcaaactgacaaacaacGAACTGGACCAACACGGACAT ATCATCCTCAACTCCATGCACAAGTACCAGCCAAGGGTCCACATCATCAAGAAGAAGGACCACACCGCCTCACTGCTCAACCTCAAGTCTGAGGAGTTCCGCACCTTTGTCTTCGTCGAGACCGTCTTCACTGCCGTCACTGCTTATCAGAACCAGCTG atcACCAAACTGAAGATCGACAGCAACCCGTTTGCCAAAGGTTTCAGGGACTCGTCACGGCTCACAGACATGGAGAG CAGGGAAAGTGTTGAGAATCTGATCCACAAGCACTCGTACGCCCGGTCGCCGATCCGAACCTACGCTGGAGACGACGAGAACCTGAGCGAGGACGGACACCCGGCACACACCAGAG ATGTTTACCTCAACATCGTGTCTCCTGCAGGCTCGGCGTTCACCGCCTCAGACAACCTCTCCCTGAGCTCCTGGGTCACCACCACTTCAGGCTTCTCGGGCTTCCAGCACCCACAGTCCCTGTCGGCCATGGGCAGCGGCACCGCCTCCCTGCCTCACCCGATCCAGGGCTCCCTGCCTCCCTACAGCCGGCTGGGCATGCCGCTGACGCCCACCGCTCTGGCTGGAACCATGCAGGGCAGCGGGCCGTCCTTCCCTTCCTTCCACATGCCGCGTTACCACCACTACTTCCAGCAGGGGCCCTACGCCGCCATCCAGGGACTCCGCCACTCCTCCACGGTCATGACGCCCTTTGTATGA
- the tbx20 gene encoding T-box transcription factor TBX20 isoform X5 — MEYTSSPKPQLSSRANAFSIAALMSSGKPSKEKEAEENTIKPLEQFVEKSSCSQQSLADLSSLDGHGDFSGSAPAVCTEPLIPTNPGIPSEEMAKISCSLETKELWDKFHELGTEMIITKSGRRMFPTIRVSFSGVDQDSKYIVLMDIVPVDNKRYRYAYHRSSWLVAGKADPPLPARLYVHPDSPFTGEQLMKQMVSFEKVKLTNNELDQHGHAPQIILNSMHKYQPRVHIIKKKDHTASLLNLKSEEFRTFVFVETVFTAVTAYQNQLITKLKIDSNPFAKGFRDSSRLTDMERESVENLIHKHSYARSPIRTYAGDDENLSEDGHPAHTRGSAFTASDNLSLSSWVTTTSGFSGFQHPQSLSAMGSGTASLPHPIQGSLPPYSRLGMPLTPTALAGTMQGSGPSFPSFHMPRYHHYFQQGPYAAIQGLRHSSTVMTPFV, encoded by the exons ATGGAGTACACGTCCTCCCCGAAGCCGCAGCTCTCATCCCGGGCGAACGCGTTCTCCATAGCCGCCCTGATGTCCAGCGGGAAGCCCAGCAAGgagaaggaggcggaggagaaCACCATCAAGCCTCTCG AACAATTCGTGGAGAAGTCGTCGTGCAGCCAGCAGTCTCTGGCCGACCTGTCCTCCCTGGACGGACACGGGGACTTCAGCGGGAGCGCGCCGGCGGTGTGCACGGAGCCGCTCATCCCCACCAATCCCGGCATCCCTAGCGAGGAGATGGCGAAGATCTCGTGCAGCCTGGAGACCAAAGAGCTGTGGGACAAGTTCCACGAGCTCGGCACCGAGATGATCATCACCAAGTCCGGAAG GAGGATGTTTCCCACCATCCGGGTCTCGTTCTCCGGAGTGGACCAGGACTCGAAGTACATCGTTCTGATGGACATCGTCCCGGTGGATAACAAACGGTACCGGTACGCGTACCACCGCTCCTCCTGGCTGGTGGCCGGGAAGGCCGACCCTCCTCTGCCCGCCAG GCTGTACGTCCACCCGGACTCCCCGTTCACCGGAGAGCAGCTCATGAAGCAAATGGTCTCCTTCGAGAAAgtcaaactgacaaacaacGAACTGGACCAACACGGACAT GCTCCACAGATCATCCTCAACTCCATGCACAAGTACCAGCCAAGGGTCCACATCATCAAGAAGAAGGACCACACCGCCTCACTGCTCAACCTCAAGTCTGAGGAGTTCCGCACCTTTGTCTTCGTCGAGACCGTCTTCACTGCCGTCACTGCTTATCAGAACCAGCTG atcACCAAACTGAAGATCGACAGCAACCCGTTTGCCAAAGGTTTCAGGGACTCGTCACGGCTCACAGACATGGAGAG GGAAAGTGTTGAGAATCTGATCCACAAGCACTCGTACGCCCGGTCGCCGATCCGAACCTACGCTGGAGACGACGAGAACCTGAGCGAGGACGGACACCCGGCACACACCAGAG GCTCGGCGTTCACCGCCTCAGACAACCTCTCCCTGAGCTCCTGGGTCACCACCACTTCAGGCTTCTCGGGCTTCCAGCACCCACAGTCCCTGTCGGCCATGGGCAGCGGCACCGCCTCCCTGCCTCACCCGATCCAGGGCTCCCTGCCTCCCTACAGCCGGCTGGGCATGCCGCTGACGCCCACCGCTCTGGCTGGAACCATGCAGGGCAGCGGGCCGTCCTTCCCTTCCTTCCACATGCCGCGTTACCACCACTACTTCCAGCAGGGGCCCTACGCCGCCATCCAGGGACTCCGCCACTCCTCCACGGTCATGACGCCCTTTGTATGA
- the tbx20 gene encoding T-box transcription factor TBX20 isoform X2, with product MEYTSSPKPQLSSRANAFSIAALMSSGKPSKEKEAEENTIKPLEQFVEKSSCSQQSLADLSSLDGHGDFSGSAPAVCTEPLIPTNPGIPSEEMAKISCSLETKELWDKFHELGTEMIITKSGRRMFPTIRVSFSGVDQDSKYIVLMDIVPVDNKRYRYAYHRSSWLVAGKADPPLPARLYVHPDSPFTGEQLMKQMVSFEKVKLTNNELDQHGHAPQIILNSMHKYQPRVHIIKKKDHTASLLNLKSEEFRTFVFVETVFTAVTAYQNQLITKLKIDSNPFAKGFRDSSRLTDMERESVENLIHKHSYARSPIRTYAGDDENLSEDGHPAHTRDVYLNIVSPAGSAFTASDNLSLSSWVTTTSGFSGFQHPQSLSAMGSGTASLPHPIQGSLPPYSRLGMPLTPTALAGTMQGSGPSFPSFHMPRYHHYFQQGPYAAIQGLRHSSTVMTPFV from the exons ATGGAGTACACGTCCTCCCCGAAGCCGCAGCTCTCATCCCGGGCGAACGCGTTCTCCATAGCCGCCCTGATGTCCAGCGGGAAGCCCAGCAAGgagaaggaggcggaggagaaCACCATCAAGCCTCTCG AACAATTCGTGGAGAAGTCGTCGTGCAGCCAGCAGTCTCTGGCCGACCTGTCCTCCCTGGACGGACACGGGGACTTCAGCGGGAGCGCGCCGGCGGTGTGCACGGAGCCGCTCATCCCCACCAATCCCGGCATCCCTAGCGAGGAGATGGCGAAGATCTCGTGCAGCCTGGAGACCAAAGAGCTGTGGGACAAGTTCCACGAGCTCGGCACCGAGATGATCATCACCAAGTCCGGAAG GAGGATGTTTCCCACCATCCGGGTCTCGTTCTCCGGAGTGGACCAGGACTCGAAGTACATCGTTCTGATGGACATCGTCCCGGTGGATAACAAACGGTACCGGTACGCGTACCACCGCTCCTCCTGGCTGGTGGCCGGGAAGGCCGACCCTCCTCTGCCCGCCAG GCTGTACGTCCACCCGGACTCCCCGTTCACCGGAGAGCAGCTCATGAAGCAAATGGTCTCCTTCGAGAAAgtcaaactgacaaacaacGAACTGGACCAACACGGACAT GCTCCACAGATCATCCTCAACTCCATGCACAAGTACCAGCCAAGGGTCCACATCATCAAGAAGAAGGACCACACCGCCTCACTGCTCAACCTCAAGTCTGAGGAGTTCCGCACCTTTGTCTTCGTCGAGACCGTCTTCACTGCCGTCACTGCTTATCAGAACCAGCTG atcACCAAACTGAAGATCGACAGCAACCCGTTTGCCAAAGGTTTCAGGGACTCGTCACGGCTCACAGACATGGAGAG GGAAAGTGTTGAGAATCTGATCCACAAGCACTCGTACGCCCGGTCGCCGATCCGAACCTACGCTGGAGACGACGAGAACCTGAGCGAGGACGGACACCCGGCACACACCAGAG ATGTTTACCTCAACATCGTGTCTCCTGCAGGCTCGGCGTTCACCGCCTCAGACAACCTCTCCCTGAGCTCCTGGGTCACCACCACTTCAGGCTTCTCGGGCTTCCAGCACCCACAGTCCCTGTCGGCCATGGGCAGCGGCACCGCCTCCCTGCCTCACCCGATCCAGGGCTCCCTGCCTCCCTACAGCCGGCTGGGCATGCCGCTGACGCCCACCGCTCTGGCTGGAACCATGCAGGGCAGCGGGCCGTCCTTCCCTTCCTTCCACATGCCGCGTTACCACCACTACTTCCAGCAGGGGCCCTACGCCGCCATCCAGGGACTCCGCCACTCCTCCACGGTCATGACGCCCTTTGTATGA
- the tbx20 gene encoding T-box transcription factor TBX20 isoform X4 → MEYTSSPKPQLSSRANAFSIAALMSSGKPSKEKEAEENTIKPLEQFVEKSSCSQQSLADLSSLDGHGDFSGSAPAVCTEPLIPTNPGIPSEEMAKISCSLETKELWDKFHELGTEMIITKSGRRMFPTIRVSFSGVDQDSKYIVLMDIVPVDNKRYRYAYHRSSWLVAGKADPPLPARLYVHPDSPFTGEQLMKQMVSFEKVKLTNNELDQHGHAPQIILNSMHKYQPRVHIIKKKDHTASLLNLKSEEFRTFVFVETVFTAVTAYQNQLITKLKIDSNPFAKGFRDSSRLTDMESRESVENLIHKHSYARSPIRTYAGDDENLSEDGHPAHTRGSAFTASDNLSLSSWVTTTSGFSGFQHPQSLSAMGSGTASLPHPIQGSLPPYSRLGMPLTPTALAGTMQGSGPSFPSFHMPRYHHYFQQGPYAAIQGLRHSSTVMTPFV, encoded by the exons ATGGAGTACACGTCCTCCCCGAAGCCGCAGCTCTCATCCCGGGCGAACGCGTTCTCCATAGCCGCCCTGATGTCCAGCGGGAAGCCCAGCAAGgagaaggaggcggaggagaaCACCATCAAGCCTCTCG AACAATTCGTGGAGAAGTCGTCGTGCAGCCAGCAGTCTCTGGCCGACCTGTCCTCCCTGGACGGACACGGGGACTTCAGCGGGAGCGCGCCGGCGGTGTGCACGGAGCCGCTCATCCCCACCAATCCCGGCATCCCTAGCGAGGAGATGGCGAAGATCTCGTGCAGCCTGGAGACCAAAGAGCTGTGGGACAAGTTCCACGAGCTCGGCACCGAGATGATCATCACCAAGTCCGGAAG GAGGATGTTTCCCACCATCCGGGTCTCGTTCTCCGGAGTGGACCAGGACTCGAAGTACATCGTTCTGATGGACATCGTCCCGGTGGATAACAAACGGTACCGGTACGCGTACCACCGCTCCTCCTGGCTGGTGGCCGGGAAGGCCGACCCTCCTCTGCCCGCCAG GCTGTACGTCCACCCGGACTCCCCGTTCACCGGAGAGCAGCTCATGAAGCAAATGGTCTCCTTCGAGAAAgtcaaactgacaaacaacGAACTGGACCAACACGGACAT GCTCCACAGATCATCCTCAACTCCATGCACAAGTACCAGCCAAGGGTCCACATCATCAAGAAGAAGGACCACACCGCCTCACTGCTCAACCTCAAGTCTGAGGAGTTCCGCACCTTTGTCTTCGTCGAGACCGTCTTCACTGCCGTCACTGCTTATCAGAACCAGCTG atcACCAAACTGAAGATCGACAGCAACCCGTTTGCCAAAGGTTTCAGGGACTCGTCACGGCTCACAGACATGGAGAG CAGGGAAAGTGTTGAGAATCTGATCCACAAGCACTCGTACGCCCGGTCGCCGATCCGAACCTACGCTGGAGACGACGAGAACCTGAGCGAGGACGGACACCCGGCACACACCAGAG GCTCGGCGTTCACCGCCTCAGACAACCTCTCCCTGAGCTCCTGGGTCACCACCACTTCAGGCTTCTCGGGCTTCCAGCACCCACAGTCCCTGTCGGCCATGGGCAGCGGCACCGCCTCCCTGCCTCACCCGATCCAGGGCTCCCTGCCTCCCTACAGCCGGCTGGGCATGCCGCTGACGCCCACCGCTCTGGCTGGAACCATGCAGGGCAGCGGGCCGTCCTTCCCTTCCTTCCACATGCCGCGTTACCACCACTACTTCCAGCAGGGGCCCTACGCCGCCATCCAGGGACTCCGCCACTCCTCCACGGTCATGACGCCCTTTGTATGA
- the tbx20 gene encoding T-box transcription factor TBX20 isoform X1 translates to MEYTSSPKPQLSSRANAFSIAALMSSGKPSKEKEAEENTIKPLEQFVEKSSCSQQSLADLSSLDGHGDFSGSAPAVCTEPLIPTNPGIPSEEMAKISCSLETKELWDKFHELGTEMIITKSGRRMFPTIRVSFSGVDQDSKYIVLMDIVPVDNKRYRYAYHRSSWLVAGKADPPLPARLYVHPDSPFTGEQLMKQMVSFEKVKLTNNELDQHGHAPQIILNSMHKYQPRVHIIKKKDHTASLLNLKSEEFRTFVFVETVFTAVTAYQNQLITKLKIDSNPFAKGFRDSSRLTDMESRESVENLIHKHSYARSPIRTYAGDDENLSEDGHPAHTRDVYLNIVSPAGSAFTASDNLSLSSWVTTTSGFSGFQHPQSLSAMGSGTASLPHPIQGSLPPYSRLGMPLTPTALAGTMQGSGPSFPSFHMPRYHHYFQQGPYAAIQGLRHSSTVMTPFV, encoded by the exons ATGGAGTACACGTCCTCCCCGAAGCCGCAGCTCTCATCCCGGGCGAACGCGTTCTCCATAGCCGCCCTGATGTCCAGCGGGAAGCCCAGCAAGgagaaggaggcggaggagaaCACCATCAAGCCTCTCG AACAATTCGTGGAGAAGTCGTCGTGCAGCCAGCAGTCTCTGGCCGACCTGTCCTCCCTGGACGGACACGGGGACTTCAGCGGGAGCGCGCCGGCGGTGTGCACGGAGCCGCTCATCCCCACCAATCCCGGCATCCCTAGCGAGGAGATGGCGAAGATCTCGTGCAGCCTGGAGACCAAAGAGCTGTGGGACAAGTTCCACGAGCTCGGCACCGAGATGATCATCACCAAGTCCGGAAG GAGGATGTTTCCCACCATCCGGGTCTCGTTCTCCGGAGTGGACCAGGACTCGAAGTACATCGTTCTGATGGACATCGTCCCGGTGGATAACAAACGGTACCGGTACGCGTACCACCGCTCCTCCTGGCTGGTGGCCGGGAAGGCCGACCCTCCTCTGCCCGCCAG GCTGTACGTCCACCCGGACTCCCCGTTCACCGGAGAGCAGCTCATGAAGCAAATGGTCTCCTTCGAGAAAgtcaaactgacaaacaacGAACTGGACCAACACGGACAT GCTCCACAGATCATCCTCAACTCCATGCACAAGTACCAGCCAAGGGTCCACATCATCAAGAAGAAGGACCACACCGCCTCACTGCTCAACCTCAAGTCTGAGGAGTTCCGCACCTTTGTCTTCGTCGAGACCGTCTTCACTGCCGTCACTGCTTATCAGAACCAGCTG atcACCAAACTGAAGATCGACAGCAACCCGTTTGCCAAAGGTTTCAGGGACTCGTCACGGCTCACAGACATGGAGAG CAGGGAAAGTGTTGAGAATCTGATCCACAAGCACTCGTACGCCCGGTCGCCGATCCGAACCTACGCTGGAGACGACGAGAACCTGAGCGAGGACGGACACCCGGCACACACCAGAG ATGTTTACCTCAACATCGTGTCTCCTGCAGGCTCGGCGTTCACCGCCTCAGACAACCTCTCCCTGAGCTCCTGGGTCACCACCACTTCAGGCTTCTCGGGCTTCCAGCACCCACAGTCCCTGTCGGCCATGGGCAGCGGCACCGCCTCCCTGCCTCACCCGATCCAGGGCTCCCTGCCTCCCTACAGCCGGCTGGGCATGCCGCTGACGCCCACCGCTCTGGCTGGAACCATGCAGGGCAGCGGGCCGTCCTTCCCTTCCTTCCACATGCCGCGTTACCACCACTACTTCCAGCAGGGGCCCTACGCCGCCATCCAGGGACTCCGCCACTCCTCCACGGTCATGACGCCCTTTGTATGA